One Sporomusaceae bacterium ACPt DNA window includes the following coding sequences:
- the iscS gene encoding Cysteine desulfurase IscS encodes MKRIYFDHSATTPVDREVADLMLEYMTDKYGNPSSVHSFGRETRKAIEEAREKVAALINASPNEIFFTSGGTEGDNLAIKGVAYANRKKGNHIITTQIEHHAVLHTCEYLEKQGFTVTYLPVDEHAMVRMEDLKNAITDKTILISVMFANNEVGTIQPIKEIGQLAKEKGIYFHTDAVQVAGNYPIDVKELNIDLLTLSGHKFYASKGIGALYIRRGVKIEEIQHGGGHERNMRAGTENVPGIVGLGKAAEIAKRDMEKKVTYIQGLRDKLIAGVMEKIPHVKLNGHPECRMPGNANFSFLYIEGESLLLNLDLKGIAASSGSACTSGSLDPSHVLLAMGLTHEVAHGSLRVSLGRGNTEEDINYFLEVVPEIVERLRSMSPLYGSAAEFKPSNPCTHCHHQ; translated from the coding sequence ATGAAACGTATTTATTTTGACCATTCGGCTACTACCCCGGTTGACAGGGAAGTAGCTGACCTGATGCTGGAATATATGACTGACAAATACGGCAATCCATCCAGCGTCCATAGTTTTGGGCGGGAAACGCGCAAAGCAATTGAAGAAGCACGGGAAAAGGTTGCTGCATTAATTAATGCCAGCCCTAACGAGATCTTCTTTACCAGTGGCGGTACTGAAGGCGACAACCTGGCAATTAAAGGTGTAGCTTATGCCAACCGCAAGAAAGGCAATCATATAATAACTACTCAAATCGAGCATCATGCTGTTCTCCATACATGCGAGTACCTTGAGAAGCAAGGTTTTACCGTCACCTATTTACCGGTTGACGAACATGCTATGGTACGTATGGAAGACCTAAAAAACGCCATTACTGACAAGACAATTCTTATCAGTGTCATGTTTGCCAATAACGAAGTAGGAACAATTCAGCCCATTAAAGAAATTGGGCAATTAGCTAAAGAAAAAGGAATTTACTTTCACACGGACGCCGTTCAAGTTGCCGGCAACTATCCAATTGACGTTAAAGAGTTAAACATAGATTTACTTACTCTGTCTGGCCATAAGTTCTATGCCAGTAAAGGGATTGGAGCCCTGTACATCCGCCGCGGCGTAAAAATCGAAGAAATTCAGCATGGTGGCGGGCATGAACGCAATATGCGCGCCGGCACAGAAAACGTACCGGGAATTGTCGGTTTGGGTAAGGCTGCTGAAATTGCCAAGCGGGATATGGAGAAAAAAGTTACATATATTCAAGGTTTGCGTGACAAACTGATTGCTGGCGTTATGGAAAAAATTCCTCATGTCAAGCTCAATGGCCATCCTGAATGTAGAATGCCGGGCAACGCCAATTTTAGTTTCCTATATATTGAAGGCGAGTCACTCTTACTTAATTTGGACTTAAAGGGAATAGCCGCTTCCAGTGGTTCAGCTTGTACTTCGGGTTCTCTTGATCCATCCCATGTATTACTGGCCATGGGCTTAACTCACGAAGTGGCGCATGGATCTCTCCGGGTTTCGCTTGGCCGTGGCAACACCGAAGAAGATATTAATTACTTTCTTGAGGTAGTGCCGGAAATCGTAGAGCGGCTCCGCAGCATGTCGCCGCTTTACGGCAGCGCTGCTGAATTTAAGCCGTCGAATCCTTGTACCCATTGTCATCATCAGTAA
- the rarA gene encoding Replication-associated recombination protein A translates to MDLFSQSLFSNSDKEHRPLAVRMRPRTLDEYIGQQEIIGRGKFLRRMIETDNVPSIILFGPPGTGKTTLAHIIAQTTGSHFEKLNAVAAGTPDIRKVVDAAKERLRLYQQRTILFLDEIHRFNKSQQDVLLPYVENGTLTLIGATTENPYFEVNSPLLSRMRVIRLQRLDEQELVQILEQALTDKERGLGQENIEYSMHTLTKIAVVAGGDARTALNILEQAAAMLGDDLGMQLTPEIVEMVVGEKLHAYDKRGDNHYDVVSAFIKSMRGSDPDAALHYLARMLEAGEDVKFIARRIVICAAEDIGNADPQALMIAMAAAEAVQFIGMPEGRIPLAQAVTYLACAPKSNAAYVGIDQALADVRHRDYGQVPPHLRDSHYRGAKQLGHGQGYLYPHDFDEGYVNQQYLPDKLAGRTYYRPTRNGFEVRFADYLQYIKVKKDKK, encoded by the coding sequence GTGGACTTGTTTTCACAAAGTTTATTTAGTAATTCAGATAAAGAACACAGGCCGCTTGCCGTAAGAATGCGCCCGCGCACACTGGATGAATATATTGGTCAGCAGGAGATAATTGGGCGAGGCAAGTTTTTGCGGCGCATGATCGAAACCGATAATGTACCTTCCATCATTTTATTTGGCCCTCCAGGTACAGGTAAAACAACACTTGCACACATTATCGCACAAACTACCGGCAGCCACTTTGAAAAACTTAATGCTGTCGCTGCCGGTACACCTGACATTCGCAAGGTGGTTGACGCGGCCAAAGAACGGTTGCGTCTGTACCAACAGCGTACAATCCTGTTTCTGGATGAAATTCACCGGTTCAATAAAAGTCAGCAGGATGTTCTCTTGCCCTATGTGGAAAACGGTACGCTTACATTAATTGGCGCTACCACGGAAAATCCTTATTTTGAAGTAAATTCACCACTGTTGTCCCGGATGCGGGTAATTCGCTTGCAGCGACTAGACGAGCAAGAGCTTGTACAAATTTTAGAGCAAGCGCTGACTGATAAGGAACGAGGCTTGGGACAGGAAAATATCGAATACAGCATGCACACACTTACTAAAATAGCAGTTGTAGCCGGCGGCGACGCGAGAACAGCGCTCAATATTCTTGAACAGGCTGCTGCTATGCTTGGTGATGATTTGGGAATGCAACTGACACCGGAAATTGTGGAAATGGTAGTGGGGGAAAAACTTCATGCTTATGATAAACGCGGCGATAATCATTATGATGTTGTGTCGGCTTTTATCAAGAGTATGCGGGGATCTGATCCTGACGCCGCACTGCATTATTTAGCCCGGATGCTTGAGGCCGGAGAAGATGTCAAATTTATTGCCAGACGAATCGTTATTTGTGCTGCTGAGGACATTGGTAATGCCGACCCCCAGGCCTTAATGATCGCCATGGCTGCCGCTGAGGCTGTCCAATTTATAGGCATGCCGGAAGGGAGGATTCCCCTGGCCCAAGCTGTTACCTACCTGGCTTGTGCTCCTAAAAGTAATGCTGCGTATGTTGGGATCGATCAGGCCCTTGCCGATGTCCGGCATCGGGATTACGGTCAAGTGCCGCCTCATTTGCGGGATTCCCATTACCGGGGTGCCAAGCAGTTGGGGCATGGCCAAGGATATTTATATCCCCATGATTTTGACGAAGGCTATGTTAACCAGCAGTATCTACCTGACAAGCTGGCTGGAAGGACGTATTACCGGCCAACGCGAAATGGATTTGAAGTCAGATTTGCCGACTATTTGCAGTATATTAAAGTAAAAAAAGACAAAAAATAA
- the mnmA gene encoding tRNA-specific 2-thiouridylase MnmA: MADKPRVVVAMSGGVDSSLTAALLVHQGYDVIGATMQIWEKDQTGNDPDSRGCCSLSAVDDARRVANKLGIPYYVLNFREMFQKTVINYFMAEYSAGRTPNPCIACNRYVKFEGLLNKALALGAQYVATGHYAQIIYDEERQRYILRKGVDPAKDQSYALYHLNQRTLRHFLMPLGSFNKTETRRMAKKLGLSVADKPDSQEICFVPNDDYKAFLKDRIPESLKPGNIVDTAGNIIGKHQGVQLYTIGQRKGLGLAVGKPLYVVALDAERNEVVVGSDEDVFAVELIAGDLNFITIDNLDKPLTVEAKIRYSAPPAPATVIPLENGLVNVTFTTPQRAITPGQSVVFYHGDIVVGGGIIAKVVK; encoded by the coding sequence GTGGCTGACAAACCACGAGTGGTTGTAGCCATGAGCGGAGGGGTGGACAGTTCTTTAACTGCCGCCCTTCTTGTTCATCAAGGCTATGATGTAATCGGTGCAACAATGCAGATATGGGAAAAAGACCAGACGGGGAATGATCCGGACAGCCGGGGCTGTTGTTCGCTGTCGGCTGTTGATGACGCCCGCCGGGTGGCCAATAAACTCGGTATCCCTTATTATGTACTTAACTTCCGGGAGATGTTCCAGAAAACAGTAATCAATTATTTTATGGCTGAGTATTCGGCCGGTAGAACACCTAATCCGTGTATTGCCTGTAACCGGTATGTAAAATTTGAAGGACTGCTGAATAAAGCGCTGGCGCTTGGCGCTCAGTATGTGGCGACAGGCCACTATGCCCAAATCATATATGATGAAGAGCGGCAGCGGTATATTTTACGTAAAGGCGTAGATCCGGCCAAAGATCAGTCTTATGCGCTTTATCATCTTAATCAGCGCACGTTGCGCCATTTTTTAATGCCATTGGGCAGTTTTAACAAGACAGAAACAAGAAGAATGGCGAAAAAACTGGGACTGTCGGTCGCAGATAAGCCTGACAGCCAAGAGATATGCTTTGTTCCCAATGATGATTATAAAGCTTTTCTTAAAGATCGGATACCTGAATCGTTAAAACCGGGAAATATTGTAGATACTGCCGGTAATATTATCGGCAAACACCAAGGGGTTCAGCTTTATACCATTGGGCAACGTAAGGGATTAGGGCTGGCGGTTGGCAAACCGCTTTATGTCGTGGCGCTTGACGCTGAACGTAATGAAGTTGTGGTCGGCTCTGACGAGGATGTTTTTGCTGTCGAGCTCATTGCCGGTGACCTAAACTTTATTACTATCGATAATTTGGACAAGCCGCTTACAGTAGAAGCTAAAATCAGATATAGTGCGCCGCCAGCCCCGGCTACTGTAATCCCCCTTGAAAACGGACTGGTAAATGTTACCTTTACAACACCGCAACGGGCAATTACTCCCGGCCAATCAGTTGTATTTTATCATGGCGATATCGTTGTTGGCGGCGGAATAATTGCCAAGGTTGTAAAGTAA
- the hisS gene encoding Histidine--tRNA ligase, producing MLTTGPRGTKDILPDSCGYWQYVEQTIREVCRSFAYQEIRTPVFEHTELFLRGIGETTDIVEKEMYTFADRGKRSITLRPENTAAVVRAYLEHKLYAGPQPTKLFYIGPMFRYDRPQAGRYRQFHQFGIEVLGAKGPAVDAEIISLAVRFFNKLGLNDLKLFINSVGCPECRPVYRAKLQEFFRDKVPNLCADCQSRFDRNPMRILDCKNETCTTHSQGAPHMVDCLCEECTSHFNGLKELLTAAGINFVTNPRLVRGLDYYTKTAFEIQYAPLGAQSAVCGGGRYDGLVAECGGQPTPGIGFAIGIERVLLALEKQALLPVITSAVDVFVAPLGIKTQAAAFKLLTELRQAGITADMDFMDRSLKAQMKYANKYPAKFVALIGEDELEQDKVMLKNMETGSQELINRAELVHMITEGMEK from the coding sequence ATGCTTACAACCGGACCGCGGGGAACCAAAGATATATTGCCTGACAGTTGTGGATACTGGCAGTATGTGGAACAAACCATACGGGAAGTATGCCGTAGTTTTGCCTACCAAGAAATTCGTACCCCGGTTTTTGAACACACCGAGCTCTTTTTGCGCGGTATTGGTGAAACTACTGATATTGTAGAAAAAGAAATGTATACATTTGCTGACCGTGGCAAGCGCAGTATTACCTTAAGGCCGGAAAATACGGCGGCGGTAGTCAGGGCTTACCTGGAACATAAGCTCTATGCCGGACCTCAGCCCACCAAACTGTTTTATATTGGTCCAATGTTCCGCTATGATCGTCCCCAGGCCGGTCGTTACCGGCAATTTCATCAGTTTGGTATTGAAGTGCTTGGCGCCAAAGGGCCGGCTGTTGACGCCGAAATTATCAGTTTGGCTGTGAGATTTTTTAATAAACTAGGATTGAACGACCTTAAACTGTTTATCAACTCGGTCGGCTGTCCTGAGTGTCGCCCGGTTTATCGCGCTAAACTGCAGGAGTTTTTCCGCGATAAGGTGCCTAATTTATGCGCAGATTGCCAGTCCCGGTTTGACCGCAATCCTATGCGTATTCTAGACTGCAAAAATGAAACCTGTACTACGCATTCCCAAGGGGCACCACACATGGTGGATTGCCTATGTGAGGAGTGTACCAGTCATTTTAACGGTTTAAAAGAACTGTTAACAGCGGCTGGCATCAACTTTGTCACCAATCCCCGCCTGGTGCGTGGACTGGATTATTATACCAAGACGGCTTTTGAAATTCAGTATGCGCCGTTAGGCGCCCAAAGCGCGGTTTGCGGCGGTGGCCGTTACGATGGCCTGGTGGCTGAATGTGGTGGTCAGCCTACTCCTGGTATTGGCTTTGCAATTGGTATTGAGCGAGTATTGCTGGCTTTAGAGAAACAAGCATTACTACCGGTTATTACAAGCGCTGTTGATGTGTTTGTCGCTCCGCTAGGGATAAAAACCCAGGCTGCTGCTTTTAAGCTCTTAACCGAGCTTCGCCAGGCAGGCATTACTGCTGACATGGATTTTATGGACCGCAGCCTGAAGGCTCAAATGAAGTATGCCAATAAATATCCGGCCAAGTTTGTGGCGCTAATCGGCGAAGATGAACTGGAACAGGATAAAGTGATGTTAAAAAACATGGAAACAGGCAGTCAAGAGTTAATCAATAGAGCTGAACTGGTACACATGATTACAGAGGGGATGGAGAAATAA
- the cymR gene encoding HTH-type transcriptional regulator CymR has protein sequence MKLSTKGRYGVAAMYDLALHYGQGAISLKSVAQRQGISEHYLEQLMGTLRKAGYVKSVRGAQGGYALTKDPAQISVGDIIRTMEGPIAPVDCLLAEDASRTFCERVNICVTRGVWAKVRDSITSVLDSISLADLCREDKGQGDE, from the coding sequence GTGAAACTGTCAACAAAAGGACGATATGGCGTTGCGGCTATGTATGACTTGGCTCTGCATTACGGACAAGGCGCTATTTCACTTAAAAGCGTGGCCCAGCGCCAGGGAATTTCTGAGCACTATCTGGAGCAGTTAATGGGCACACTGAGGAAAGCCGGTTATGTTAAAAGTGTGCGTGGCGCCCAAGGCGGCTATGCTTTAACAAAAGACCCGGCACAAATTTCGGTAGGTGATATAATCCGAACCATGGAAGGTCCAATAGCGCCAGTTGATTGCCTATTAGCCGAAGATGCGAGCAGAACTTTCTGTGAGCGGGTTAATATATGTGTAACCCGGGGGGTTTGGGCTAAGGTACGCGACAGTATTACTTCTGTGCTAGATTCTATTTCTCTCGCTGATTTATGCAGAGAAGACAAGGGACAAGGAGATGAGTAG
- the aspS_2 gene encoding Aspartate--tRNA ligase: MAQMETAGYKIISQIDTMQGLKRTNACNDLNQNHAEQEVTLCGWVSRRRDHGGLIFIDLRDRSGIVQVVFSPDVNQTAFTKAEMVRNEYVLAVQGVVKLRSESTVNPNMDTGTIEVYGNELRILNTAKTPPFYIQDNIDVDEILRLKYRYLDLRRPEMQKDLMLRHRVTKSIRDFLDKHRFLEVETPILTKSTPEGARDYLVPSRVNPGKFYALPQSPQIYKQLLMVAGMERYFQIARCFRDEDLRADRQPEFTQLDLEMSFIDREDILSLMEQMIAYIFRESIGAEVPTPFIRLSYEEAMARYGSDKPDLRFGMEIIDLSAAVTESGFKVFDTVLASGGQVKAINVKGYAHVPRRELDGLVEYVANYGAKGLAWICYTEEGIKSPITKFFSEDTINNITATAAAETGDLLLLVADKPKVVAAALGQLRLEMARRLNLIDPDKLSFLWVIDFPMFEYDEEDKRWVAMHHPFTSPRDEDVAYLDNDPGQIKAKAYDMVLNGIELGGGSIRIYNRDLQEKVFTAIGLTPEEALEKFGFLLEAFEYGTPPHGGIAFGLDRLVMLMAKRASIRDVIAFPKTQSASELMMQAPSEVAPRQLKELFIKSEVVTPKK, encoded by the coding sequence ATGGCACAAATGGAGACCGCCGGTTACAAAATAATTAGCCAAATTGATACTATGCAGGGATTAAAACGTACTAATGCTTGCAATGATCTTAATCAAAACCATGCAGAACAGGAAGTCACCTTGTGCGGGTGGGTATCAAGACGTCGTGACCACGGTGGACTTATCTTCATTGATTTGCGTGACCGTTCGGGGATTGTGCAAGTAGTGTTTTCGCCTGATGTCAACCAAACTGCTTTCACCAAAGCCGAGATGGTGCGTAATGAGTATGTATTGGCAGTTCAGGGTGTTGTTAAATTACGTTCTGAAAGCACTGTTAATCCTAACATGGATACCGGTACTATCGAGGTTTACGGCAATGAATTGAGAATCTTAAATACAGCTAAAACACCGCCGTTTTATATTCAAGACAATATTGATGTTGATGAAATTCTGCGGTTAAAATACCGATATCTTGATTTACGACGTCCTGAGATGCAAAAAGACCTTATGCTCCGCCACCGGGTTACCAAGTCAATTCGGGACTTTTTGGATAAGCACCGTTTCTTGGAAGTTGAGACGCCTATCCTTACCAAAAGCACCCCGGAAGGTGCCAGAGACTACCTGGTACCCAGCCGGGTAAATCCGGGTAAATTTTATGCTCTGCCGCAATCACCGCAAATATATAAACAATTGTTAATGGTGGCAGGCATGGAACGCTACTTTCAGATTGCGCGATGCTTCCGGGACGAAGACCTTAGGGCCGACCGTCAGCCGGAATTTACCCAGCTTGACCTTGAAATGTCATTTATTGACCGGGAAGATATCTTATCGCTCATGGAGCAAATGATTGCCTACATATTTAGAGAAAGTATCGGTGCTGAGGTCCCTACGCCGTTTATCCGGCTGAGCTATGAAGAAGCTATGGCCCGTTACGGCTCGGACAAGCCTGATCTCCGCTTCGGTATGGAAATCATCGATCTGTCCGCTGCGGTTACGGAATCAGGATTTAAAGTATTTGACACCGTACTGGCAAGTGGCGGACAAGTAAAGGCAATTAATGTCAAAGGTTACGCCCATGTTCCCCGCCGCGAACTTGATGGCTTGGTAGAATATGTTGCCAACTATGGCGCCAAAGGTCTGGCCTGGATATGTTATACTGAGGAAGGCATCAAATCGCCGATTACCAAGTTCTTTAGCGAAGATACCATTAACAATATTACTGCCACAGCTGCGGCTGAAACCGGCGACCTCCTGTTGCTTGTCGCCGATAAACCAAAAGTTGTCGCCGCTGCGCTGGGCCAGCTCAGGCTTGAAATGGCCCGCCGTTTGAACTTGATTGACCCTGACAAATTATCCTTCTTATGGGTCATTGATTTTCCCATGTTTGAATATGACGAAGAAGACAAACGCTGGGTGGCAATGCACCATCCGTTTACTTCACCACGGGATGAAGATGTGGCCTATTTAGACAACGACCCTGGTCAGATTAAAGCTAAAGCGTATGATATGGTGCTTAACGGTATTGAGCTAGGCGGTGGCAGCATCCGGATTTACAACCGTGACCTCCAGGAAAAGGTATTTACAGCTATCGGCCTCACCCCGGAAGAAGCCTTGGAAAAATTCGGCTTCTTGTTGGAGGCCTTTGAATATGGTACTCCGCCGCATGGTGGCATTGCCTTCGGTCTTGATCGCTTGGTCATGCTTATGGCTAAAAGAGCTTCCATTCGTGACGTAATTGCCTTCCCGAAGACCCAGAGCGCTTCCGAGCTGATGATGCAGGCACCGTCTGAGGTTGCGCCGCGGCAGCTTAAAGAACTGTTTATCAAATCTGAGGTTGTTACCCCCAAGAAGTAA
- the yhhT gene encoding Putative transport protein YhhT has protein sequence MQLTKHHFRLVVIILFLLGTVYFLWLVHNSLYPFFIALVLAYLLNPYVCYLEDKGLSRGWAITLVYIILFGIIILGGARLMPIFVRDLESFAKELPHILGKGEELFYQIQSHYQNSVLPYSIRASIDDFFLLLQQEGQSFAGNLADGLVGLITHFIGLAITPILAFYLLHDWRNIKEEIILLIPGRWRHEFILALKDIDKVLSGVIRGQITVAIIVGVLVSTGLYFLNVPFALLIGITAGLLDVIPYFGAFIGAAPAVMLALLESPLLALKVGILFLIIHQLEGSIICPKILGENVGLHPLTVIFFLFAGGELFGVTGMLLGVPVAAAGKVLLKHGIKLLL, from the coding sequence ATGCAACTGACTAAACATCACTTTCGCCTTGTTGTTATTATTCTGTTTTTATTGGGAACTGTTTATTTCCTTTGGCTGGTGCATAATAGTCTATATCCATTTTTCATCGCCCTAGTACTTGCTTATTTGCTTAATCCTTATGTGTGTTACCTTGAAGACAAAGGCTTATCCAGAGGATGGGCGATCACGTTGGTATACATCATCTTATTTGGCATTATTATTTTAGGCGGTGCACGCCTGATGCCTATTTTCGTGAGAGATTTGGAAAGCTTTGCGAAAGAACTGCCACATATACTTGGCAAAGGTGAAGAGTTGTTTTATCAGATTCAAAGTCACTATCAAAACTCGGTATTGCCCTATTCCATACGGGCATCAATTGATGATTTCTTTTTGTTGTTGCAACAGGAGGGACAATCGTTCGCCGGCAATTTAGCCGATGGCCTAGTTGGACTGATTACCCATTTTATAGGGTTAGCCATTACTCCCATACTGGCCTTTTACCTCTTACATGATTGGCGAAACATTAAAGAAGAGATAATCCTTCTGATTCCCGGCCGCTGGCGGCATGAATTCATTTTGGCGCTTAAAGACATTGATAAAGTGTTAAGCGGTGTGATCAGGGGGCAGATTACTGTAGCAATAATTGTTGGTGTGCTGGTAAGCACCGGATTATATTTTCTTAATGTACCGTTTGCCCTGCTTATTGGCATTACCGCCGGTTTACTTGACGTTATTCCCTATTTTGGCGCATTTATTGGGGCTGCGCCGGCGGTTATGCTGGCTTTGTTAGAATCACCTCTACTGGCTTTGAAGGTGGGAATTTTATTTTTAATTATTCATCAGTTAGAAGGCAGTATTATATGCCCTAAAATACTAGGGGAAAACGTGGGCTTACATCCGCTGACAGTAATTTTCTTTTTGTTTGCCGGTGGTGAGCTGTTTGGTGTAACCGGCATGTTGCTGGGCGTACCGGTGGCAGCGGCGGGAAAGGTTCTGCTAAAACACGGTATTAAGTTGCTTCTATAG
- the iscU_1 gene encoding Iron-sulfur cluster assembly scaffold protein IscU, producing MYTEKVMDHFTNPRNVGEIKNASGVGEVGNAKCGDIMRIYLQVDNDIITDVKFKTFGCGAAIATSSMVTEMVKGKTLDEALEISNQAVAEALGGLPPAKMHCSNLAADALHEAIKDYIAKKGK from the coding sequence ATGTATACTGAAAAAGTTATGGACCATTTCACCAACCCCCGTAACGTAGGTGAAATAAAGAATGCCAGCGGCGTTGGCGAAGTGGGAAACGCCAAATGCGGTGATATTATGCGCATATATTTACAAGTCGATAACGATATAATTACTGACGTTAAATTTAAAACGTTTGGTTGTGGCGCAGCCATTGCTACTAGCAGTATGGTGACAGAAATGGTTAAAGGAAAAACACTGGATGAGGCATTAGAAATTTCCAATCAAGCAGTTGCTGAAGCGTTAGGCGGGCTGCCTCCAGCCAAGATGCACTGTTCTAACCTTGCTGCCGACGCGCTGCATGAGGCTATTAAAGACTACATTGCCAAAAAAGGAAAGTGA